CAACTGGGACGGCGTCGGCCCGTGGGAGATCGGCGTGCGCCGGCCCGCGGCCGGCAAGTTCATCCTGCGGATGGCCGACGGGAGCAAGAAGAAGGTCGCTCTCGGCGACGCCGACGACCTGCCCGTCACCGGCGACTGGGACGGCAACGGCACGACCGACCTCGGCGTCTACGACCGGACCACAGCGACGTTCACGCTGCTGATGACCGACCCGCTCGGCGCGCCGTACACGACCACGGTCGTCTTCGGCACCCCCGGCGACGTGCCGGTCACCGGTGACTGGGACGGCAACGGGCTCACCGACCTCGGTGTGTGGAGCCCGGCGACCGCGACGTTCAACAAGCGCGGTGCGGTCGCGCCGGCGGCCCAGAGCCACCGGGTGCGCAAGATCGCCTTCGGCAACCCGACCCGGTGACGGCCTAGGACTGGGGCACGTCGAAGACGAGGCAGGTGCTGGTCGCGGTGGCGACCGCGGTGCCGGCCTCGTCGGTGACCACGCCCTCGCTGAATGCCACCCGGCTGCCGACCTTGACCACCGTGCCGGTGGCGGTCAGCAGACCGCTGCGCGAGGTCACCGCCTTGAGGTAGCTGACCTTGATCTCGATCGAGGTGTAGCCCCGGCCGAGCGGCAGCGTGCTGTGCACGGCGCAGGCGCACACCGAGTCGAGCAGCGTGCACACCAGGCCGCCGTGGACGACGCCGATCGGGTTGTAAGCCGACTCGTCGGGGCGGCAGGTGAACACCGCGCGGCCCGCCTCGACCTCGGTGACGCCGAAGTCCATGAGCCCCGAGATCGGCGCGGGCGGCAGCACGCCGTCGCGGATGGCGGAGAGGTAGTCGAGTCCGGCCATCCGCAGCCCCTGCGCGGCGCCGATGGACGGGTCGTACCAGGTGACCGTCTTGGTCCGGGGCGCACCCCACTCGGCGCTCACGCCTGCCTGCGCAGTCGCTCGCTCGGCGCCGGGTAGTGCGCCACCCGGTCCGGGTCGTCGGGCGCGACGACGTGCTCGAGCCCCCAGGTGAGCAGCGCGTCGAGCACCGGGACCAGCGCGCGGCCGGCGTCGGTCAGCGCGTACTCGAAGCGCTGCGGCCGCTCCTGGTAGGCCCGGCGCTCGACCACGCCGGCCTCCTCCAGGACCTTGAGCCGGGCCGCGACGCGGTCGCGCGGGGCGCCGGTGCCTCGCACGATCTGGTCGAAGCGGGTGCTGCCGAGGACGATCTCGCGGACGACCAGGAGGGCCCAGCGCTCCCCGACGACCTCGAGGGACGCGGCGATCGGGCACGGTCGTCCGGGCAGGCGGGCCAGGGTGACGGGGGCGGACACGGGTGCTAGCGTCCCAGGGGTGAGTTCGGAAATCAAACTGACTCCGCCGGCCGTCGACACCTCGACGCCCCTGCTCCCCGTGGTGCTCGGGACCGCGCTGGTCCTGGTCACCTACGTGACACCGATCGCGACCATCCCGGCCACCGCCGCCGACCTCGGCGCGGGCCCGGTGGCGCGTGCGTGGGTGCTGAGCTCGATGAGCGTCGGGCTGGCCGGCGCGCTGCTCGCGGCCGGGGTCGTCGGCGACTCGCTCGGCCGGCGCCGGGTGTACGTCGCCGGCCTGGTCGCCACCGCGCTCGGAGCACTCGTGTGCGGCGTCGCCGCCGAGCCGGTGCTGTTCGTGGCCGGCCGGGTGGTCGAGGGTGTCGGCGGCGCGGCGGTGCTGGCCTGCGGGCTGGCCGCGCTGGCCCACCGCTACCCGCTCGGCCCGGAGCGGCTGCGGGCCACCTCGGCGTGGGGTGCGGCCGTCGGGCTCGGCATCGCCGGCGGCGTGCTGCTGGCCGCGCTCCTCGACTCGCTGCTGGACGTCGGGTCGGGCTGGCGGCCGAGCTACTGGGTCACCGCGGCGGCCGCCGTCGTGCTCGTCCCGGTCAGTCGCCGCGGCCTGGCCGAGTCCGCGGCCGTGGTGCGCGCCCGGGTCGACGTGGCCGGCCTCGTGCTCCTGGTGGCCGGCATGACCCTGGCCGTCTCCGCGCTCACCCAGGGCCGCAACGGAGTGGACCTGCCCACGGTGGTCCTCGCCGGGGCCGCGGTGGTCGCGCTCGCGGCGTTCGTCCTCGTCGAGCGGCGGGTCGAGGCCCCCCCTGCTCGACCCCGAGCTGCTGCGCCACCTGCGCTTCCGCGCCGCCACCGCCGGCTCGCTGGTCCTCGGCGCCGGGATGATCGGCATGGCGTCGTTCAGCCCGGCCATGGTCCAGCTCGGCTACGGCCGCGGCCTCTGGGCGGCCAGCCTGCCCGCCGTGGCCTGGGCCGGCACCGGCGTCGTCACCTCCCTGCTCGTCCGCCGGATCCCGCACCCGCTCGAGGGCCCGCGTCCGGTCGCCCTGTTCCTCGTCGTCGTCGCCGCCGGCCAGCTCCTCACCTGGGGCCTCGACGCCGGCTCGCCGCTGTGGCGGGTGGTGCTGCCCTTCGTGCTCGCGGGGCTCGGCACCGGCGTCCTCAACAGCCTGCTCGGGCGCGAGGCCGTCGCCGCCGTGCCACCCGACCGCGCCGCCATGGGCTCGGGGGCCAACAACACCGCCCGCTACCTCGGCGCCGCCTGCGGGATCACGCTGTTCGTCACCGTGGCCACCCACACCGGCGCCGACCTGTACGCCGGCTGGAACCACGCCGCCCTGGTCGCCGCCGCGCTCACCCTGCTCGGCGCCGCGGCCATCGCCCTGTCCCCGCGCGGCGCCTAGACCCAGTCGTC
This genomic window from Nocardioides anomalus contains:
- a CDS encoding PaaI family thioesterase; this translates as MSAEWGAPRTKTVTWYDPSIGAAQGLRMAGLDYLSAIRDGVLPPAPISGLMDFGVTEVEAGRAVFTCRPDESAYNPIGVVHGGLVCTLLDSVCACAVHSTLPLGRGYTSIEIKVSYLKAVTSRSGLLTATGTVVKVGSRVAFSEGVVTDEAGTAVATATSTCLVFDVPQS
- a CDS encoding winged helix-turn-helix transcriptional regulator, giving the protein MSAPVTLARLPGRPCPIAASLEVVGERWALLVVREIVLGSTRFDQIVRGTGAPRDRVAARLKVLEEAGVVERRAYQERPQRFEYALTDAGRALVPVLDALLTWGLEHVVAPDDPDRVAHYPAPSERLRRQA
- a CDS encoding MFS transporter, translated to MRFRAATAGSLVLGAGMIGMASFSPAMVQLGYGRGLWAASLPAVAWAGTGVVTSLLVRRIPHPLEGPRPVALFLVVVAAGQLLTWGLDAGSPLWRVVLPFVLAGLGTGVLNSLLGREAVAAVPPDRAAMGSGANNTARYLGAACGITLFVTVATHTGADLYAGWNHAALVAAALTLLGAAAIALSPRGA